ATCCAGTAAGTATTCTTccctttttttgtataattaacacgtaaataaatacaattaatcttaaataaatttaaaatatttaaaatatttattgaacatcATTAGActatttaagattatattgttattgcaaatgtaaaaaatatttaatttaatatttactaacaataaataatattataatccagTTAGGTAGTTGAATTTCTTGATTACATTAATGGTTGAAAATTCAAAgtgtagaataaataataataatttgactattaatacaaaataatagaatgtatttaattaatataattttaatgtctaaattattattatcttaattatttgttaaaatataataaattatgttactgTAACTGTGGCGGTAAAATAATGATCATTTGCAATGTCAACTGATCTTGAGGTTTCTAACTTtaacacttattttttatacatgatatttatgatttatgtatattttatacttgtgtTTATAAgactaaaaaaactaataagatattgatgttttaaataccaaaatagctggttatatataatatggaacataaaattaatgacaatGAATCTGAAGATGAAACTTGCTCAATTAACGAAACCAGGCGATGTCATGATAATGTtatagcaaataataatagtatagaaacacagaaattttcaaatgagtaagattataaagtataatataaatttaattgtctaatattatacatttatactcatGTAGTAAGCGAAAGGATTTTTTAAGCTGGGATGACTTTTTTATGGCTACAGCATTCCTGGTTGCTAAACGTAGTAAAGATCCTGTAACACAAGTGGGTGCATGTATTGTTACCCcggataaaaaaattgttggtaCAGGATATAATGGAATGCCTATTGGTTGTAATGATGACGATTTTCCATGGTGTAAAAATAATCCTTCaaagttaaacaataaatatttctatggcaagtaataatattattattttttcatattgtacctcagacacaaaatataattcatatttctaCAAAGGGTTtgtgcaaataaaataataaatttgtttatcatCTTATTTTCAGTATGCCATGCTGAAATGAATGctgtgttaaataaaaattgtacggATGTACGTAATTGTACGATGTATGTTGCGCTTTTTCCGTGTAATGAAtgtgcaaaaataattattcaagcaGGTATCAAAGAAATAGTGTATATGTCTGATAAGTATAGCTTTAAGCCAGAAATGGTTGCCGCTAAAAGGATGTTTAAAGCATCAGGTGTATCAACCAGACAACACATTCCATCTAAACAGCAtcttgtaattgatttttcggaaataaattcaaatatgacACAAATGCCTAATACACCTgacaaatcaaattataaataatttaatttaatttataagtgtatttaactcaatttattataataaccaataatttttaatattaaaaattacctgTGATGATAATCACAAAATTATTtccttttgaatattttgtattatctatttgtacttacaatatattaaaaaacctattttccacttcaaattttgttttaattttactatcgtatatattatatatttacatctaCAAACACCTTGACAGAAAATATTCTGATAGATCAGTCGCATTGCATTATCATTTTTCAATGAGCAATGAATATCTGAGATTCAAAATTGGCCCTAAACCATATTTATActctattttaaaagtttgagtTTATATTTGATCTATTTTGCTCAGTGGTGTAGCCACATTTTTAATGGTGGGGAGAGGGTTAGACAGTTTAGttctatacaataaatattttcttatgctttatttaaaatatttaaaactttttacgctaattagtaatatttaggACATCATCAGGGTCTATCATTATATttctgtgtataaaaaaaaaatcaataggggaagtatgattataatacCCAAAACCCTTTGCTTCTGATCTCATTTATtagacttaaaatataataatgaaatatttttaaattaggtaaaacaaaataataaatgtacaatataatttaattttaaatatttatattgttgattttttagacaatgtttttaatttgtttgtggtatataatatagtataatagtaaaacaataaaaaaaataaaatatattaatatgaaatagaaaataggaaaaatatatttcaataaactaaaattataactagatgaatattacatgttatattcataaattattacatacagtaattaaaaatatagataatttaatatattaacaaataaatacataaatacatgttttttgGATGGAAATATaaacttcaatattttgaacaattaaCTAACTTGCCACtgaaacaatattgaatataaacatattataaattgagaatagaaaataattcaataaacttCCTAGCCGTAGGACttggtaattattactattatagtagtacTTAGTTCAGGttctacatttttacaattacaatttaattaaaggacaaatttggtttaaaaagttaggctaaatttttattttgaatattatccttgattctaattttaagtaaataggttaatataaatcttataattagtaatcacAGATGACTAGATGTTCcaagttacaaaaatataaaaacttttattttatttttttagtataatagaatattttttgatacctTTAATCCAGTACTTGTTCCCATATTAGCATTTCTACTAGATTCTTCATCACGTTTTTGTTGTTCTCGTTGCATACGTTTGACACGGTCTGGATTTTTAATACCTCGACTTTCTTGTTCTCTTAATCGTTTTTCAGCAGCAGCAGCTTGTTGCTCTCGAACAATTGCCTAAAAAGATCttgacatattatgtttataaattaaaaataaatattaaaattattataccaaatCTACTCTAGTTGATTCATTAGAACTGCCACAGCAACAcaacaatttgtaaatattccaACCCATGGTTtagctaaaaatgttaattcaatttgttttgaggtccattaataatgatttcacttaaaataataagtataattaaatgaaagaataattataaaatatgtaatatatattataacttcaaTTACCCACCCATTACCTAGGTAATATCATAGaaacatacattttcttaTCATTGTCATGTCGATAGGCGACAaggtttatagattataatctataaacttTGGATAGACGATAGTGCAGCGGTTCCCAAACTTTTTTAGTTCACGCcaccctaaaaattaaaaaaaatcaattgcgcctcccataaaaaattaaataacaaaatttatagtatttaaatatacaaatatttttatttttatgacaatataagttaacagtaaatatttatcatgcgGCTTGCGCCTCCCCTGCCAAAAGCTCGCGCCTCAGAGTTTGGGAACCGTTGCGATAATGTATTaacgtattaattaataattatcatagatCATAACATAGAATATGTGatagtgatataaatattaaatgatttataataatgcttttaactaatcaaaataaatgtgaaaaaccattagtttttgtatttcataagcgacaaaacttcaaaaattattggGTAACCACTAACTTaccaataataaagttatttaaatcatgGCAAAAAATCACCTGTAAAAAGTATCTGAAAACGATTAGTAGTATAAAAGTTATTCAACTAGCGTAAGATAATTG
This sequence is a window from Rhopalosiphum maidis isolate BTI-1 chromosome 1, ASM367621v3, whole genome shotgun sequence. Protein-coding genes within it:
- the LOC113548647 gene encoding uncharacterized protein LOC113548647 → MGWNIYKLLCCCGSSNESTRVDLAIVREQQAAAAEKRLREQESRGIKNPDRVKRMQREQQKRDEESSRNANMGTSTGLKWQVS
- the LOC113548217 gene encoding deoxycytidylate deaminase-like, with the protein product MEHKINDNESEDETCSINETRRCHDNVIANNNSIETQKFSNDKRKDFLSWDDFFMATAFLVAKRSKDPVTQVGACIVTPDKKIVGTGYNGMPIGCNDDDFPWCKNNPSKLNNKYFYVCHAEMNAVLNKNCTDVRNCTMYVALFPCNECAKIIIQAGIKEIVYMSDKYSFKPEMVAAKRMFKASGVSTRQHIPSKQHLVIDFSEINSNMTQMPNTPDKSNYK